The following coding sequences lie in one Periophthalmus magnuspinnatus isolate fPerMag1 chromosome 24, fPerMag1.2.pri, whole genome shotgun sequence genomic window:
- the trim54 gene encoding tripartite motif-containing protein 54 has product MEDLEKQLVCPVCLELFSKPVVILPCQHNLCRKCANDVFQSRGAGVSGVSRVSGGSGGRFRCPSCRHEVVLDRHGVYGLQRNLLVENIIDIYRQQNRLGSGPGLLPSPLICPEHPEERINIYCCLCETPTCSLCKVFGPHKDCEVAPLADVYQQKKSELSDGIAGLVAINDHIQALISQMEDICRTVEENSRCRRELVSQSVEGLVHILEQRKQELISAITEEQDERQRHVRALIRVHGQYLGVGVALVERGIHIMDQPHMATFIQTAQDILEKMSESSRGAELPRLELGFENMGRFSVDIENLSHKLQNIHFCHESVNFDDEEDEEETESDPDSHRL; this is encoded by the exons ATGGAGGACCTGGAGAAGCAGCTGGTCTGTCCCGTGTGTCTGGAGCTCTTTTCTAAACCTGTGGTGATTCTTCCCTGTCAACACAACCTGTGCCGCAAGTGTGCCAATGACGTCTTCCAG tctcggGGTGCTGGGGTGTCCGGGGTGTCCAGGGTGTCCGGGGGCAGTGGGGGCAGGTTCCGCTGTCCTTCCTGTCGCCACGAGGTGGTGCTAGATCGACACGGAGTCTACGGACTACAGCGCAACCTGCTGGTGGAAAACATCATCGACATCTACAGACAACaaaacag GCTCGGCTCTGGGCCCGggctcctcccctcccccctcatCTGTCCGGAGCACCCAGAGGAACGCATCAACATTTACTGCTGCCTATGCGAGACCCCCACCTGCTCTCTGTGTAAAGTGTTTGGACCACACAAGGACTGTGAGGTGGCCCCACTCGCAGATGTCTACCAACAGAAGAAG tcTGAGTTGAGTGATGGGATTGCAGGGCTCGTTGCCATTAACGACCACATCCAGGCTTTGATCTCTCAGATGGAGGACATCTGCAGGACTGTCGAG GAGAACAGCCGCTGTCGTCGGGAGCTGGTGTCTCAGAGTGTGGAGGGTTTGGTGCACATCCTGGAGCAGAGGAAACAAGAGCTGATCAGTGCCatcacagaggagcaggacgagAGGCAGAGGCACGTGCGTGCTCTTATACGCGTGCACGGACAGTACCTCGGGGTGGGGGTGGCCCTGGTGGAGAGGGGCATCCACATCATGGACCAGCCACACATGGCCACCTTTATACAG ACGGCACAAGACATCCTTGAAAA GATGTCCGAGTCCAGTCGCGGGGCTGAGTTGCCGAGGCTGGAGCTGGGATTTGAAAACATGGGTCGTTTTTCTGTTGACATCGAAAATCTGAGCCATAAACTGCAGAACATCCACTTCTGTCATG aatcAGTGAATTTtgatgatgaagaggatgaagaagagacaGAGTCTGACCCGGATTCTCACAGACTCTAA